In the Verrucomicrobiota bacterium genome, GTATACGAAAGAATTCAAGGACAACGCCGTATCGCTGGTGTTATCGGGACGAGCAGCGATAGAAGTGTCGCATGATCTTGGAATCGACATTTCCACGTTAAACCGCTGGAAAAAGCTATATCTGGATGAGCAGGATATCAAACACGATGGCCTTGGCG is a window encoding:
- a CDS encoding transposase, translating into MSQRRKYTKEFKDNAVSLVLSGRAAIEVSHDLGIDISTLNRWKKLYLDEQDIKHDGLG